CGAAGTAAAGAACTCTTCAACTTGGATACATATAGATATAAATCACACAACTGCGTCCTCTTTAGACCCTTTCTTTTTACCAGTTCACATCTTCTCATTTTGTCGAAGAAACTTTCCTGTGATGGCAGCTGCCAAGGCTGCTTTGAAATTAGGATCCTTCGTCAAAGTTGAAGCCATCTGCTCCACGAAATAGTGTTGGAGTTCTGGTGCATCAATCTGACCCATTAAGTTTCTTGTTTCTTCATGACTAGTCTTCGGTTTTGTCAGGTCAGGAGTGATTGTTGGACCAGATGAACTCGAGCTAGGCGCTGTGCTAAGCGTCATGCCTCTATTGGAACCGgtgtttggctcgagttttGAAGGTTGAGGATGATTGTGCTCTCCTTCATAAGTTGCTACTACTATTGAGTGATCTTCTACGCTCCTCTGAACCTGAAAAAGAAACGCGACGCTTAGAACTCTGTCTTCATTTTCAATCGATGTTTGCATATGTAACACGTTATTATGTGCAACAAATATTCCGAGTGCTCCAAATTACCTTCTTTTTGACAGGGCATGTAGGAGCAAAAGAACACTTGAAGTAAGCTCTTGGAGAAGGGTTATCCCTGGTCACCTTCTGTCCATATTTCCTCCAGTGATACCCATCCTTCACTATCTATAATTAACAGACAAATATCATCTTTCAGCACCAAGAATTCAACCAAAAAATTCCGGTGCATTATAAAAAGTTACACGATCATTCAGATCACAGTCGTCAAGAAGATCGAACTTACAAGGCTTGTATCAGATACTTCTGTTCTAACACAAGTACGCGAAATCTTCGGTTTGATGTGTTCTTCCTTGCGTTTCTTGGACGAATCTTCACCACTAGAGCTGCTCTCAGAAGCGCCagtattgttatttttttcgtCAATATTGTTGTTCCCACCATTGTTGATGCTGCTTTCAGCTTTCCTCTTCTTCAATGCTActgtattgttattgttattaATATCCGCCCCAGAATTCTTGGTTGTGTATTCCAGTAATTGGTTCCTCAGTTCAGTGCAATTCTCACACATTGCTGTCAATAATTCTGTGAGCTTCTTGTTTTCAGCAGTCACTCTGTTCAGTTCCTCCATCAAAGCATCTCTCTGAAATGTGGAAACAGGAAAGAAATTGTCACACCAGCGCCATTCAATGGAAGCCAGCATGAATAATTTGATCTGTTTAATTTTCAACACAATCCCTTTTCGTTTATACTCCAATTTCTTTGTCCACTTTTCGAAATCTTTTTATTCAGACCTCTGAAACAGAGGTTGAgtttatgtcagtttgtgaaGCATGTCATAAGATGACACAAAGCATTGTACCATAATCATTTTGCTCTCCAAATTTTATGATTCCCCAAGATTCATTCTTGATCTGTTCCACAGAAAATACTTGAAATATAATCCGTAGACCCTTATCAAAATTGTTCTTGATTCGTGAGAAAATACTAAAATATGTGTACCAAgaaactatatcatcaagtCTGTGTAGTTTACTCACCTCCTCTTTCACTGTCATATCTCTTCCCAACTCGAACAAATTGCTTCCCACCTCTTGTTTCTGCACAAACCCAAACAAGCCTCAGAACCAGAGCATTTCACACTCTATGATATCACAAAGTCGAGAAAAACACGTACCGGTATAATCGGGTGGTCCTCGAGAATTCTGAGGGGTTTGGCATTAAGATCCAATGAAGTATTCAACAGACTAGTGAACTCCATATCCATCAGACGATTTTCTAAACTTCTTCTGTATGCAAAGTTGATTGCTCCTTGACCTTGAACAATCCCTTGATTTTCTTGAACTTCTTTTGTGTTTCAATGGCATCAGTACTCGATGAGTTTAAGGAAAGGAGAGGCTTTTTATAGAGaataaatgaataaattttgGCACACGAGTTGTGGGAAGGTGGGGAGGAAGATGGAAATGGCTGTTTGAGTTGGCATGAAGAAGTCAAAACCCAACGCCGTTACTAGAATCAATAGCTTTGACCATTTTCAATTTTGTTGGTCTACAGATAAAATCGGATATCCGAAGCTTCAGAAATTGGATATATtcaatcaaaattttattttcataattttttattataattttttttaaaaaaaattaaattaaattagatcCTTTCACCTATCAATCTCCACTTTATTCTTTACGTTAAAACCTATAGTAGGTGGAGGCGTGGAGCTTGTCTGATACTATAGTGGACGACCGCatcatttcaaaattaaaatttgcatattttatatttgatgttacaaaaaaaaaaaatctccgGACAGTTTCATAAGTCAATTTTGAGATATGTTTCTTATTTGGATAACTATAAAAATGTCAAAAGTGTTATTTTTTATTGGAGATATAAGTATGATTGAATCTTTGCACAGACTTAGATAAAAatctgtgagatcgtctcacaatagacctactATTGTTGTTGTTATATCTTTTTTTTTGTACAAATCCCGTGTCGGATTATGACGACTAATAGATACAATAAACTCTTATAACAATTTGATATAACTATTTATGTTAATATGAAGTAGTTGTTATATGAGTTTATTGACTTGAGCTCTAAATTTGACATCTTTTAATTACAATTTTTTTCATGAAACTCTCGTTTATTACATTATCATGACTTGCTTAttatgtaataataataataataatataattttacaaTTGATTATTAAAATTGTTCAACTTCACATATAGAACAGACATAAAATTTAGTTTAATTTTGTCTATTTAAACAAGTTAAATGATGGAAAAAT
This window of the Primulina tabacum isolate GXHZ01 chromosome 12, ASM2559414v2, whole genome shotgun sequence genome carries:
- the LOC142520499 gene encoding putative WRKY transcription factor 40 is translated as MDMEFTSLLNTSLDLNAKPLRILEDHPIIPKQEVGSNLFELGRDMTVKEERDALMEELNRVTAENKKLTELLTAMCENCTELRNQLLEYTTKNSGADINNNNNTVALKKRKAESSINNGGNNNIDEKNNNTGASESSSSGEDSSKKRKEEHIKPKISRTCVRTEVSDTSLIVKDGYHWRKYGQKVTRDNPSPRAYFKCSFAPTCPVKKKVQRSVEDHSIVVATYEGEHNHPQPSKLEPNTGSNRGMTLSTAPSSSSSGPTITPDLTKPKTSHEETRNLMGQIDAPELQHYFVEQMASTLTKDPNFKAALAAAITGKFLRQNEKM